Proteins from one Bactrocera neohumeralis isolate Rockhampton chromosome 3, APGP_CSIRO_Bneo_wtdbg2-racon-allhic-juicebox.fasta_v2, whole genome shotgun sequence genomic window:
- the LOC126752344 gene encoding uncharacterized protein LOC126752344, which produces MCRNAFVIALLIIATCQFSTLHAGRTSGRRGYYGGYQPTPPPTTEPPQTPKEYLDKNSSYSTFGVIAIIFFIIMACLIFYYGILCYPFLCREEKKYSYMDASSTITSATSHSIQSIENFPVDQKH; this is translated from the exons atgtgtagaaaCGCTTTCGTTATTGCTTTACTTATAATTG CTACCTGCCAATTTTCAACGCTACATGCGGGTCGCACATCAGGACGTCGTGGTTATTATGGAGGCTATCAACCAACGCCACCACCTACCACAGAACCACCACAAACACCGAAAGAATATTTAGATAAAAACTCTAGTTATTCTACTTTCGGTGTAATCGCAATAATATTCTTCATTATTATGGCTTGTTTGATATTCTACTATGGCATACTATGTTATCCGTTTTTGTGTCGCGAGGagaaaaaatatagttatatgGATGCGTCATCGACCATAACTTCAGCCACATCGCATTCAATACAATCTATAGAGAACTTTCCGGTCGATCAAAAGCACTGA